One window of the Conexibacter sp. SYSU D00693 genome contains the following:
- a CDS encoding TetR/AcrR family transcriptional regulator, giving the protein MARSKEEKAASHRRIVEVTAARIREQGTAQPGVAEVMREAGLTHGGFYKHFGSREDLIAEAAAEALTQNNHRIPEVVAGADDRLKAFVDWYVSVEHRDDPGGGCGVVALGADAARSDERVRDAYAAQVERYLGLLEDLLGDDRDRAPVVLSTLVGAVLIARALGDSPRSEDLLRAVRAAVAG; this is encoded by the coding sequence ATGGCACGGTCGAAGGAGGAGAAGGCGGCGAGCCACCGGCGGATCGTCGAGGTCACCGCCGCGCGCATCCGCGAGCAGGGCACGGCCCAGCCCGGCGTCGCCGAGGTCATGCGCGAAGCGGGTCTCACCCACGGCGGCTTCTACAAGCACTTCGGCTCCCGCGAGGACCTGATCGCCGAGGCCGCCGCCGAGGCCCTGACCCAGAACAACCACCGGATCCCGGAGGTGGTGGCGGGCGCCGACGATCGCCTCAAGGCGTTCGTCGACTGGTACGTGTCCGTCGAACATCGCGACGACCCCGGTGGCGGCTGCGGCGTCGTCGCCCTGGGCGCCGACGCCGCGCGGTCCGACGAGCGCGTCCGCGACGCGTACGCCGCGCAGGTCGAGCGCTACCTCGGCCTGCTCGAGGACCTGCTGGGCGACGACCGCGACCGCGCGCCCGTCGTGCTCTCGACGCTCGTCGGCGCCGTGCTCATCGCAAGGGCCCTGGGCGACTCGCCGCGGTCGGAGGACCTCCTGCGCGCCGTCCGCGCCGCCGTGGCCGGCTAG
- a CDS encoding SDR family oxidoreductase, whose protein sequence is MQLEGTTALVTGANRGIGKVIAEALLDRGAAKVYAAVRDPQTVTDPRLTPVQLDVTDPARVAELGRELTDVQVVVNNAGGVTQAPALPLDAQLEAARGDFELNAVSLVSMTQAFAPVLAANGGGAFVNLLSVVSWASVPFLATYSASKAAAWSFTNAARVQLKAQGTEVVGVHVGFVDTDLTAAVPFEKVTPQLVAQRTLDALEAGEPEAVVDDFSRTVKENLPDDQGRIYALIEERFALPA, encoded by the coding sequence ATGCAGCTCGAAGGGACGACGGCGCTGGTCACCGGCGCCAACCGCGGCATCGGCAAGGTGATCGCGGAGGCGCTGCTCGACCGCGGGGCGGCGAAGGTCTACGCCGCGGTGCGCGATCCGCAGACGGTGACCGACCCGCGTCTCACGCCGGTGCAGCTCGACGTGACCGATCCGGCCCGCGTCGCCGAGCTGGGGCGGGAGCTGACCGACGTGCAGGTCGTCGTCAACAACGCCGGCGGCGTCACGCAGGCGCCGGCGCTGCCGCTCGACGCGCAGCTCGAGGCCGCGCGCGGGGACTTCGAGCTCAACGCGGTGAGCCTCGTCTCGATGACCCAGGCGTTCGCACCGGTGCTCGCGGCCAACGGAGGAGGGGCGTTCGTGAACCTCCTGTCGGTCGTCTCGTGGGCCAGCGTCCCGTTCCTGGCCACGTACTCCGCCTCGAAGGCCGCCGCGTGGAGCTTCACCAACGCCGCGCGCGTCCAGCTCAAGGCGCAGGGCACCGAGGTCGTCGGCGTGCACGTCGGCTTCGTCGACACCGACCTGACGGCCGCGGTGCCGTTCGAGAAGGTCACGCCGCAGCTCGTGGCGCAGCGGACGCTCGACGCCCTCGAGGCCGGCGAGCCCGAGGCCGTCGTGGACGACTTCAGCCGCACGGTCAAGGAGAACCTGCCCGACGACCAGGGGCGGATCTACGCGCTCATCGAGGAGCGCTTCGCGCTGCCCGCCTGA
- a CDS encoding HAD family phosphatase translates to MITTVVCDFGGVLTTPLVDAFEDIQDHLGVEPGELNGAMVELEARTGYHPLHELECGRMSEKTFLEVLSHEVGQPLEEFTERYWAALGTNDAMVDLLARLRDQGYRMALLTNNVREWEPRWRAMLPVDELFEEVVDSAFVGMRKPDPQIYLLTCERLGVEPGACVFIDDFPHNCDAARDVGMRAVQFQTTEQAIAEVEELLAAEGAPQGAPAD, encoded by the coding sequence GTGATCACCACGGTCGTCTGCGACTTCGGCGGGGTGCTCACCACGCCGCTGGTAGACGCCTTCGAGGACATCCAGGACCACCTGGGCGTCGAGCCCGGGGAGCTCAACGGCGCGATGGTCGAGCTCGAGGCGCGCACCGGCTACCACCCGCTGCACGAGCTCGAGTGCGGCCGGATGAGCGAGAAGACCTTCCTCGAGGTGCTCTCCCACGAGGTCGGCCAGCCGCTCGAGGAGTTCACCGAGCGCTACTGGGCCGCCCTGGGCACCAACGACGCGATGGTCGACCTGCTCGCGCGCCTGCGCGACCAGGGCTACCGGATGGCGCTGCTGACGAACAACGTCCGTGAGTGGGAGCCGCGCTGGCGGGCGATGCTCCCGGTCGATGAGCTCTTCGAGGAGGTCGTCGACTCGGCCTTCGTCGGAATGCGCAAGCCCGACCCGCAGATCTACCTGCTGACCTGCGAGCGCCTGGGCGTCGAGCCGGGGGCGTGCGTCTTCATCGACGACTTCCCGCACAACTGCGACGCCGCCCGCGACGTGGGCATGCGCGCCGTGCAGTTCCAGACGACCGAGCAGGCGATCGCCGAGGTCGAGGAGCTGCTGGCCGCCGAGGGCGCGCCGCAGGGTGCGCCTGCGGACTGA
- a CDS encoding FxsA family protein, protein MPLLLVLLFIVVPIAELYVLLQVGQEIGVLPTIALLIADSILGSMLMRSQGRAAWRAFNAAVRAGRPPAREVLDGALVIFGGALLLTPGFLTDVLGLLLLLPPTRAVIRRTLVRSLARRVTFGIGVPPRRPSRGPGGPGAPSDFDVDSTATDLDQRRLP, encoded by the coding sequence ATGCCGCTGCTCCTCGTCCTCCTCTTCATCGTCGTCCCGATCGCGGAGCTCTACGTGCTCCTGCAGGTCGGCCAGGAGATCGGGGTCCTGCCGACGATCGCCCTGCTGATCGCCGACTCGATCCTCGGCTCGATGCTCATGCGCTCGCAGGGCCGCGCCGCGTGGCGCGCGTTCAACGCGGCGGTCCGCGCGGGCCGGCCGCCCGCGCGCGAGGTGCTCGACGGCGCGCTCGTGATCTTCGGCGGCGCGCTGCTGCTGACGCCCGGCTTCCTCACCGACGTCCTCGGCCTGCTGCTCCTGCTGCCTCCCACGCGCGCGGTCATCCGCCGCACGCTCGTGCGCAGCCTCGCGCGCCGCGTGACCTTCGGCATCGGCGTGCCGCCCCGGCGCCCGTCCCGCGGGCCCGGTGGTCCCGGCGCCCCGTCGGACTTCGACGTGGACTCCACCGCGACCGACCTCGACCAGCGGAGGCTCCCCTGA
- a CDS encoding STAS domain-containing protein: protein MVHWEEQPAVLRCCGDEDRATQALRRCALSRALVARRDVVVDLRELGFADASFMVDLAMVARRLRKSGRVLRLRGAAPHIHRLIELVGLHRLPGVMVDPAPQYA, encoded by the coding sequence ATCGTCCACTGGGAGGAACAGCCGGCGGTCCTCCGCTGCTGTGGTGACGAGGACCGTGCCACGCAGGCGCTGCGCCGCTGCGCGCTGAGCCGCGCGCTCGTCGCCCGCCGCGACGTCGTCGTCGACCTCCGCGAGCTCGGCTTCGCCGACGCCTCGTTCATGGTCGACCTCGCGATGGTCGCCCGCCGGCTGCGCAAGTCCGGCCGCGTCCTGCGCCTGCGCGGGGCGGCGCCGCACATCCACCGCCTCATCGAGCTCGTCGGCCTCCATCGGCTGCCGGGCGTCATGGTGGACCCGGCGCCGCAGTACGCCTGA
- a CDS encoding metal-sulfur cluster assembly factor: protein MPNVDEVEEALTNVIDPELGLDFVELGLIYGIEVDGGDVHVTFTLTSPGCPIGPQVSEQIEEFVSELDGVESVESSMTFAPPWTPDRMSEDAKFALGY, encoded by the coding sequence ATGCCCAACGTCGACGAGGTCGAAGAGGCCCTGACCAACGTCATCGACCCCGAGCTCGGGCTGGACTTCGTGGAGCTCGGCCTCATCTACGGCATCGAGGTCGACGGCGGGGACGTCCACGTGACGTTCACGCTCACCTCTCCCGGCTGTCCGATCGGCCCGCAGGTCAGCGAGCAGATCGAGGAGTTCGTCTCCGAGCTCGACGGCGTCGAGTCCGTCGAGTCGAGCATGACCTTCGCGCCGCCGTGGACCCCGGACCGCATGTCCGAGGACGCGAAGTTCGCCCTCGGCTACTAG
- a CDS encoding S8 family serine peptidase, which yields MTKRRTSRGLVAGLLGLAIVAGTADAAAPPPDQLSGRLIVTLKADARAGDASARTARAAASPRAASEVLEAVAAKAGISRVGDVVGRLRAAAVRPPAGTSPAQAAEALRADPRVARVEVERRAQLRFEPNDPGVTQTDQRAGDGRVVQWWLGEQGFPGAWDIARGQDARVAVIDSGVDANHPDLAGKVLASADFDDTPGNGGPLVDENGHGTHVSTLACGTPDNQVGIAGAGFACGLLVAKSDLTDTSVANSILWAVENRADAIVMSFGTTGQMPAATPVVEAIDAAANAGVVMVAAAADEPVEEQGDPANVLQPTGSGPDLEANKGLSITAAQADGVRAPFAGRGSQISLSAYGTYLSRSGDGLLSGFPGNTTDLDQGSVLGDPPCECRVTFAGDRRYAYLQGTSMSVPVVAGAAALIKRLNPDLSGSDVVKLLKQTARRAGPGWEPELGWGILDAGTALVAARDADRRPPASAARGPRRAVRSRSFTLRWNGKDQAPIGVHRSGIQSYEVWRAANGRPARRLFTTRSTKRKLKVQPGSRYAFFTVAVDRDGNREATPAQPDVTVRVARQQRRR from the coding sequence GTGACGAAGCGCAGGACGTCCCGCGGGCTGGTCGCCGGCCTGCTCGGTCTGGCGATCGTGGCGGGGACGGCCGACGCCGCCGCGCCGCCGCCCGACCAGCTGTCCGGACGGCTCATCGTCACGCTGAAGGCCGACGCCCGGGCCGGCGACGCGAGCGCCCGCACGGCCCGCGCCGCCGCGAGCCCGCGCGCCGCCAGCGAGGTCCTGGAGGCCGTCGCCGCGAAGGCCGGCATCTCGCGCGTCGGCGACGTCGTCGGCCGCCTGCGGGCCGCGGCCGTCCGCCCTCCTGCGGGCACCTCGCCGGCCCAGGCCGCCGAGGCGCTGCGGGCCGACCCACGCGTGGCTCGCGTGGAGGTCGAGCGCCGCGCCCAGCTGCGCTTCGAGCCCAACGACCCGGGCGTCACCCAGACCGACCAGCGCGCCGGCGACGGCCGCGTCGTGCAGTGGTGGCTGGGCGAGCAGGGCTTCCCGGGCGCGTGGGACATCGCCCGCGGCCAGGACGCCCGCGTCGCGGTGATCGACTCCGGCGTGGACGCCAACCACCCCGACCTGGCCGGCAAGGTCCTCGCCAGCGCCGACTTCGACGACACGCCCGGCAACGGCGGCCCGCTCGTCGACGAGAACGGCCACGGAACGCACGTCTCGACGCTGGCGTGCGGCACGCCCGACAACCAGGTGGGCATCGCCGGCGCCGGCTTCGCCTGCGGGCTGCTCGTCGCCAAGAGCGACCTGACCGACACGAGCGTCGCCAACTCGATCCTCTGGGCCGTCGAGAACCGGGCCGACGCGATCGTCATGAGCTTCGGCACGACGGGCCAGATGCCGGCGGCGACGCCGGTCGTGGAGGCGATCGACGCCGCGGCCAACGCCGGCGTCGTCATGGTCGCCGCCGCGGCGGACGAGCCGGTGGAGGAGCAGGGCGACCCGGCCAACGTCCTGCAGCCCACCGGGTCGGGGCCGGACCTCGAGGCCAACAAGGGCCTGTCGATCACCGCCGCGCAGGCCGACGGCGTGCGCGCGCCGTTCGCCGGCCGCGGCTCCCAGATCTCCCTGAGCGCCTACGGCACCTACCTGTCCCGCAGCGGCGACGGACTGCTGTCCGGCTTCCCCGGCAACACGACCGACCTCGACCAGGGCTCGGTGCTCGGCGACCCGCCGTGCGAGTGCCGCGTGACCTTCGCGGGCGACCGCCGCTACGCCTACCTGCAGGGGACGTCCATGAGCGTCCCGGTCGTCGCCGGCGCCGCTGCGCTGATCAAGCGGCTGAACCCCGACCTCAGCGGCAGCGACGTCGTGAAGCTCCTCAAGCAGACCGCGCGCCGCGCGGGTCCGGGGTGGGAGCCGGAGCTGGGCTGGGGCATCCTCGACGCGGGGACGGCGCTCGTGGCCGCGCGCGACGCCGACCGCCGGCCACCCGCCTCGGCCGCGCGCGGACCCAGGCGCGCGGTGCGCAGCCGGTCGTTCACGCTGCGCTGGAACGGCAAGGACCAGGCGCCGATCGGGGTGCACCGCTCGGGCATCCAGAGCTACGAGGTCTGGCGCGCGGCGAACGGCCGTCCGGCGCGCCGCCTGTTCACGACGCGCTCGACCAAGCGCAAGCTCAAGGTCCAGCCGGGCTCGCGCTACGCGTTCTTCACCGTGGCGGTGGACCGCGACGGCAACCGCGAGGCTACGCCCGCGCAGCCGGACGTGACCGTGCGCGTCGCGCGGCAGCAGCGCCGCCGCTGA
- a CDS encoding wax ester/triacylglycerol synthase family O-acyltransferase, translated as MAQQHLDRLTALDASFLHQEGPSSHMHIGGVTIFEGPPPDFAELLDHVRGRLHLVPRYRQRLADQPLESGRPVWVDDASFDLEYHVRQTALPSPGDEQQLMALTARVMSQQLDRSKPLWELWVVEGLEGGRFSLISKTHHALIDGVSGVDLATVLFDLGPVPTEIAHPGRAWEPQRPPTSAELVASGSLGLARNALRVAAGAAAALQSPQRAIESAREAVEGLGELAWATLNPAPETPLNVEIGPHRRFVGVRTELEDFKTVKNAFGGTVNDVVLTAVSGALRGWLQARGTRTEGLELRALVPVSIRAHDERGALGNRIAAMRGPLPVYIEDPVARLRAVKAAMDGLKESKQAVGAEVMTSMQQFAPPTVLAQASRLNFSTRLFNLIVTNVPGPQFPLYVRGRELEDIFPVAFLPKGHALAIAIMSYNGRMNFGLLSDFDAMPDVQEVADGIEASLAELVALARGTGAPSPVGGRGTAAGRVSGGAAAARRARSRPAARA; from the coding sequence ATGGCCCAGCAGCACCTTGATCGCCTGACCGCGCTTGACGCGTCGTTCCTGCACCAGGAAGGACCGTCGTCGCACATGCACATCGGTGGCGTGACGATCTTCGAAGGCCCGCCGCCGGACTTCGCGGAGCTGCTCGACCACGTCCGCGGGCGGCTGCACCTGGTGCCGCGCTACCGCCAGCGCCTGGCCGACCAGCCGCTGGAGAGCGGGCGGCCGGTGTGGGTCGACGACGCGTCGTTCGACCTCGAGTACCACGTGCGCCAGACCGCGCTGCCGAGCCCCGGCGACGAGCAGCAGCTCATGGCGCTCACCGCGCGCGTGATGAGCCAGCAGCTCGACCGCAGCAAGCCGCTGTGGGAGCTGTGGGTCGTCGAGGGGCTCGAGGGCGGGCGCTTCAGCCTCATCTCGAAGACCCACCACGCGCTCATCGACGGCGTCAGCGGCGTCGACCTCGCCACGGTGCTCTTCGACCTGGGACCCGTCCCCACGGAGATCGCCCACCCTGGTCGCGCGTGGGAGCCCCAGCGCCCGCCGACGTCCGCGGAGCTCGTCGCCTCCGGCAGCCTCGGCCTGGCCCGCAACGCCCTGCGCGTCGCCGCCGGCGCGGCCGCCGCCCTGCAGAGCCCCCAGCGCGCGATCGAGAGCGCCCGCGAGGCCGTCGAGGGCCTCGGCGAGCTGGCGTGGGCGACGCTCAACCCGGCGCCCGAGACGCCGCTGAACGTCGAGATCGGGCCCCACCGGCGCTTCGTCGGCGTGCGCACCGAGCTCGAGGACTTCAAGACGGTCAAGAACGCCTTCGGCGGCACGGTCAACGACGTCGTCCTCACCGCCGTCAGCGGCGCGCTGCGCGGCTGGCTGCAGGCGCGCGGCACGCGCACCGAGGGCCTCGAGCTGCGCGCGCTGGTGCCGGTCAGCATCCGCGCGCACGACGAGCGCGGCGCGCTGGGCAACCGCATCGCCGCCATGCGCGGACCGCTGCCCGTCTACATCGAGGACCCGGTCGCGCGGCTGCGCGCGGTGAAGGCGGCGATGGACGGCCTGAAGGAGTCCAAGCAGGCGGTCGGTGCCGAGGTCATGACCTCCATGCAGCAGTTCGCGCCGCCGACGGTGCTCGCGCAGGCCTCGCGCCTGAACTTCTCGACGCGGCTGTTCAACCTCATCGTCACGAACGTCCCGGGCCCGCAGTTCCCGCTCTACGTCCGCGGCCGCGAGCTCGAGGACATCTTCCCCGTCGCGTTCCTGCCCAAGGGCCACGCGCTGGCGATCGCGATCATGTCCTACAACGGCCGCATGAACTTCGGGCTGCTCAGCGACTTCGACGCGATGCCCGACGTCCAGGAGGTCGCCGACGGCATCGAGGCGTCGCTGGCCGAGCTCGTCGCGCTGGCCCGCGGGACCGGTGCGCCGTCGCCGGTCGGCGGGCGCGGCACCGCCGCGGGTCGCGTCAGCGGCGGCGCTGCTGCCGCGCGACGCGCACGGTCACGTCCGGCTGCGCGGGCGTAG